The window ACGCTGGGTGACAACCAGCCCTTCTTGCGCCAGGTCACGGTAGGCTAGGGCGGCTGTGTTGATGTTCACCGCAAGCTGGCTGGACAGCTCGCGGATAGTGGGAAGCTTTTCTCCCGTCTTGAGACGACCGGCCTGGATCAAATCTCGGATTTGCCCCTTGATTTGATCGTTTAAGGGCAGGCGAATCGATTTATCGGCTGAAATATCCATTGTTTTCATGAATAGATAGGCTTGTAATATTATACTATAACAACAATACAAT is drawn from Anaerolineales bacterium and contains these coding sequences:
- a CDS encoding GntR family transcriptional regulator codes for the protein MKTMDISADKSIRLPLNDQIKGQIRDLIQAGRLKTGEKLPTIRELSSQLAVNINTAALAYRDLAQEGLVVTQRGKGTFVAAAPEMETLPTLRRVKLERMVDVFIQEADRLAYRPEEVEAAIMDRLRNWGS